A stretch of the Serratia marcescens genome encodes the following:
- the tolB gene encoding Tol-Pal system beta propeller repeat protein TolB produces MKQAFRVALGFLILWASVLHAEVRIEITQGVDSARPIGVVPFKWAGPGTPPEDIGKIVGADLRNSGKFNPIDVARMPQQPTSASEVTPAAWTALGIDAVVVGQVQPGADGSYLISYQLVDTSGSPGTVLAQNQYKVTKQWLRYSAHTASDEVFEKLTGIKGAFRTRIAYVVQTNGGKFPYELRVADYDGYNQFTVHRSPEPLMSPAWSPDGSKLAYVTFESGRSALVVQTLANGAIRQIASFPRHNGAPAFSPDGSKLAFALSKSGSLNLYVMNLGSGQITQLTDGRNNNTEPTWFPDGQSLAFTSDQGGRPQIYKISASGGAAQRLTWEGAQNQDSEVSSDGKFLVMVSTNSGAQHIAKQDLGSGAVQVLTGTFLDETPSIAPNGTMVIYSSTQGMGSVLQLVSTDGRFKARLPATDGQVKFPAWSPYL; encoded by the coding sequence ATGAAGCAGGCATTTCGAGTAGCGCTAGGTTTTTTAATTCTGTGGGCGTCCGTGCTGCACGCGGAAGTTCGCATTGAAATCACCCAAGGGGTCGACTCCGCTCGTCCGATTGGCGTGGTGCCGTTTAAATGGGCGGGCCCAGGCACGCCGCCGGAGGATATCGGCAAGATTGTCGGCGCGGATCTGCGCAACAGCGGCAAATTCAACCCGATCGACGTGGCGCGCATGCCGCAGCAACCGACCTCCGCGTCTGAAGTGACGCCGGCGGCCTGGACTGCGCTGGGCATCGACGCCGTGGTTGTCGGCCAGGTTCAACCTGGCGCTGACGGCAGCTACCTGATCTCCTACCAGCTGGTGGATACCTCGGGTTCGCCGGGCACCGTTTTGGCGCAGAACCAGTATAAAGTGACCAAACAATGGTTGCGTTATTCTGCCCATACTGCCAGCGACGAAGTGTTCGAGAAGCTGACCGGCATCAAGGGCGCGTTCCGTACCCGTATCGCCTACGTCGTGCAGACCAACGGCGGGAAATTCCCGTATGAGCTGCGCGTAGCGGATTACGACGGTTATAACCAGTTCACGGTGCACCGTTCGCCTGAGCCGCTGATGTCACCGGCCTGGTCGCCGGACGGCAGCAAACTGGCTTACGTGACCTTCGAGAGCGGCCGTTCCGCGCTGGTGGTGCAGACCCTGGCTAACGGCGCTATCCGCCAGATCGCCTCGTTCCCGCGCCACAACGGTGCGCCAGCGTTCTCGCCGGACGGCAGCAAGCTGGCCTTCGCGCTGTCCAAGAGCGGCAGCCTGAACCTGTACGTGATGAACCTCGGCTCCGGCCAGATCACGCAACTGACCGATGGCCGCAACAACAACACCGAACCGACCTGGTTCCCGGATGGCCAGTCTCTGGCGTTTACCTCCGACCAGGGCGGGCGTCCGCAGATTTATAAAATCAGCGCCAGCGGCGGTGCCGCACAGCGTCTGACGTGGGAAGGCGCTCAGAATCAGGATTCTGAAGTCAGCTCCGACGGTAAATTCCTGGTGATGGTGAGCACCAACAGTGGTGCACAACACATCGCCAAACAAGATCTTGGATCGGGCGCCGTTCAGGTTTTGACCGGCACCTTCCTGGATGAAACGCCTAGTATTGCGCCAAACGGCACCATGGTGATCTATAGCTCCACGCAAGGTATGGGCTCCGTGCTGCAGTTGGTGTCAACTGATGGGCGTTTCAAAGCGCGTCTTCCGGCAACTGATGGACAGGTCAAATTCCCTGCCTGGTCGCCGTATCTGTGA
- the pal gene encoding peptidoglycan-associated lipoprotein Pal, with protein MQLNKVLKGLLLALPVLAVAACSSNKSANNDQSGMGAGTGMENGSSNLSSEEQARLQMQELQKNNIVYFGLDKYDVSSEFAQMLDAHAAFLRNNPSYKVTVEGHADERGTPEYNIALGERRANAVKMYLQGKGVSADQISIVSYGKEKPAVLGHDEAAYAKNRRAVLVY; from the coding sequence ATGCAACTGAACAAAGTGCTGAAAGGGCTTCTGCTGGCACTGCCAGTTCTGGCTGTAGCAGCTTGTAGTTCTAACAAAAGCGCGAACAACGACCAATCTGGTATGGGCGCTGGCACTGGTATGGAAAACGGCAGCAGCAACCTGTCTTCCGAAGAACAAGCTCGTCTGCAGATGCAAGAACTGCAGAAGAACAACATTGTTTACTTCGGCCTGGACAAGTATGACGTAAGCTCCGAATTCGCTCAGATGCTGGACGCGCACGCTGCATTCCTGCGTAACAACCCGTCTTACAAAGTGACCGTTGAAGGCCACGCTGACGAACGCGGCACGCCGGAATACAACATCGCTCTGGGTGAGCGCCGTGCTAACGCCGTTAAAATGTACCTGCAGGGTAAAGGCGTTTCCGCTGACCAGATCTCTATCGTTTCTTACGGTAAAGAAAAACCAGCAGTACTGGGCCACGACGAAGCGGCTTATGCTAAAAACCGTCGTGCCGTTCTGGTTTACTAA